In Lactococcus paracarnosus, a genomic segment contains:
- a CDS encoding ParB/RepB/Spo0J family partition protein gives METIELLPISSIVKNPYQPRIIFDEEKLQELSQSIKENGVLQPIIVRKSSIIGYEILAGERRFRASQLAGLTEIPAIIRYLTDDEMMTLAILENLQRDDLTVLDEARSLQNLVTKQGLTHAQVAEKLGKSRPYVSNAIRTLSLPEAILKLIEDKKISQGHARLLLSLAQPQEQIAWAHRIDKEQLSVNALSQLLTKTPKLPSKKEKNIFIKEAEDKLSKHLGNPVTIQAKKIEIAYDNLDELNRLILILTNQ, from the coding sequence ATGGAAACTATTGAATTACTACCGATTTCAAGCATCGTCAAAAATCCTTATCAACCGCGTATCATATTTGATGAAGAAAAATTACAAGAACTCAGCCAATCCATCAAAGAAAATGGCGTTTTACAGCCGATTATAGTCAGGAAATCAAGTATCATTGGCTATGAAATATTAGCTGGTGAACGCAGATTTAGGGCATCTCAATTAGCTGGGCTAACTGAAATTCCTGCCATCATCCGTTATCTAACGGATGATGAGATGATGACGCTGGCTATTTTAGAAAATCTGCAGCGAGATGATTTGACGGTCTTAGATGAAGCCAGAAGTTTACAAAATCTGGTTACAAAACAAGGGCTAACACACGCGCAGGTTGCTGAGAAACTTGGCAAGTCTAGACCCTATGTCAGTAATGCGATTAGAACCCTAAGCTTGCCTGAAGCCATCTTAAAATTGATAGAAGATAAAAAAATATCCCAAGGTCACGCAAGATTGCTCTTAAGTTTAGCACAACCGCAAGAACAGATAGCTTGGGCACATCGTATTGATAAAGAACAGCTTTCTGTAAACGCACTAAGCCAATTACTCACTAAAACACCTAAATTACCATCTAAAAAAGAGAAAAATATATTTATAAAAGAAGCAGAAGATAAGTTAAGTAAACATCTAGGCAATCCAGTCACAATACAAGCCAAAAAGATTGAAATCGCTTATGATAATTTAGATGAACTAAATCGACTTATCCTCATTTTAACTAACCAGTAA
- a CDS encoding GlsB/YeaQ/YmgE family stress response membrane protein: MGWIWTLIVGAIIGAIAGAITKKGDSMGWIANIIAGLVGSMIGQAIFGNRGPSLAGMALIPSILGAVILVAVVSFFTGKKN; encoded by the coding sequence ATGGGTTGGATTTGGACACTTATTGTTGGTGCAATTATTGGTGCAATTGCGGGTGCAATCACTAAAAAAGGTGACTCTATGGGCTGGATTGCTAACATAATAGCCGGTTTAGTGGGCTCTATGATTGGTCAGGCTATTTTTGGAAATCGTGGCCCTAGCTTAGCTGGGATGGCTTTGATTCCATCTATTCTTGGTGCTGTGATTTTAGTTGCAGTTGTCTCATTTTTCACAGGAAAGAAAAATTAA
- a CDS encoding rhodanese-related sulfurtransferase: MTQDYRVLLYYQYVPIENGDLFAKEHIAACKAIGITGRILVADEGINGTVCGTFEQTEAYINMMHEDPRFATTIFKIDLADTNSFKKMHVRYKKELVNLNLEDDINPLELTGAYLSPKEFKEAMLDDNTVVIDARNDYEFDLGHFRGAVRPDIRNFRELPQWMRDHKEEFLEKRVLTYCTGGIRCEKFSGWLVREGFKDVGQLHGGIATYGKDPEVRGDLWDGKMYVFDSRIAVPINQNETVIVGKDWFDGTPCERYINCGNPECNRQILASEANEAKYLGGCEHDCRVHPNNRYIISHQLTQDDILSRLMAIGEVVTQ; encoded by the coding sequence ATGACCCAAGATTATCGTGTACTATTGTACTATCAATATGTCCCAATTGAGAATGGTGACCTATTTGCTAAAGAACATATAGCAGCTTGTAAAGCAATCGGCATCACCGGCAGAATTTTAGTAGCCGATGAAGGGATCAATGGTACCGTCTGTGGTACATTTGAACAAACTGAAGCATACATCAACATGATGCATGAAGATCCTAGATTTGCAACAACCATCTTTAAAATCGATTTAGCAGATACAAATAGCTTTAAAAAGATGCATGTTCGTTACAAAAAAGAGCTCGTCAATCTGAACCTAGAAGATGACATCAATCCTTTAGAATTAACTGGTGCTTACTTAAGTCCAAAAGAATTTAAAGAAGCGATGTTGGATGACAATACCGTCGTGATCGATGCGCGTAATGACTATGAATTTGATTTAGGCCATTTTAGAGGGGCAGTTCGACCTGATATCAGAAATTTCAGAGAGTTACCTCAATGGATGCGTGATCACAAAGAAGAATTTTTAGAAAAACGTGTCCTTACCTACTGTACTGGTGGGATTCGTTGTGAAAAATTCTCTGGCTGGTTAGTCCGTGAAGGCTTTAAAGACGTTGGACAACTTCATGGTGGCATTGCAACATATGGTAAAGACCCCGAAGTTCGCGGCGATCTTTGGGATGGAAAGATGTATGTCTTTGATAGCAGAATTGCTGTCCCAATTAACCAAAATGAAACAGTCATCGTCGGTAAAGATTGGTTTGATGGCACACCTTGTGAACGCTACATCAATTGTGGAAATCCAGAGTGCAATCGTCAAATTTTAGCTTCTGAAGCGAATGAAGCGAAATACCTTGGTGGCTGTGAGCATGATTGCCGTGTTCATCCAAACAATCGCTACATCATCAGTCATCAATTAACACAAGACGATATCCTATCACGCTTAATGGCTATAGGTGAAGTTGTCACGCAGTAA
- a CDS encoding DNA-3-methyladenine glycosylase I codes for MIRCEWVNSALEEPYHDQEWGKPKYDDEILFEMLILEGMQAGLSWTTILNKRENYRQALDGFSVEKISRYDQTKIDALLQNAGLIRNKLKMKAIVKNATAFIKVQAEFGSFSSYLWQYVAGEPIDHHYQKMSDVPAVDSISEKMSKDMKKRGFSFVGPTICYAYMQAVGLVNDHVEYCEFR; via the coding sequence ATGATAAGATGTGAGTGGGTAAATTCAGCATTAGAAGAGCCTTACCATGATCAAGAGTGGGGGAAACCTAAGTATGATGATGAGATCCTCTTTGAAATGCTGATACTTGAAGGCATGCAAGCTGGACTAAGTTGGACAACTATTTTGAATAAAAGAGAGAATTACCGTCAGGCATTAGATGGTTTTTCCGTAGAAAAAATTAGCAGATATGATCAAACAAAGATAGATGCCTTGTTACAAAATGCTGGCTTGATTCGTAATAAATTAAAAATGAAGGCGATTGTCAAAAATGCGACTGCTTTTATCAAGGTACAAGCAGAATTTGGTAGTTTTTCAAGCTATCTTTGGCAATATGTTGCTGGCGAGCCAATTGATCATCATTATCAAAAGATGTCGGATGTCCCTGCAGTAGATAGTATATCTGAAAAAATGAGTAAAGATATGAAAAAAAGAGGGTTTTCATTTGTTGGACCGACCATCTGTTATGCTTATATGCAAGCTGTTGGGTTGGTGAATGATCATGTTGAATACTGTGAATTTAGATAA
- a CDS encoding DUF975 family protein, protein MTSSELKAAARHALKDNFFQKLLLLIVPLVLSVVNNRITNSYSNDISSTFKDTADKISGNPDAAASIDFGPIFAIIIPIFLIILLIGLIMGIILTVFQTAALFNYMEIFRGEKEEINLSTDIFRAFKDGYFWKIFILTFVISVIMFILMFIPIIGWGLMIYFGLAWSQATYVLYDKLKHNEYQGVWDVLNTSKMIMTGYKFKYFLFNLTFIGWYILNAISFGWAQIWTMPYTTMSMVAFYEARIQDRL, encoded by the coding sequence ATGACAAGTTCAGAACTAAAAGCAGCAGCACGCCATGCCTTAAAGGATAATTTTTTCCAAAAATTACTCTTATTAATAGTACCATTGGTGCTTTCCGTTGTTAACAATCGCATCACTAACTCATATTCAAATGATATCAGCTCAACGTTTAAAGATACTGCAGATAAGATTTCTGGCAATCCAGATGCTGCTGCATCTATTGACTTTGGTCCAATATTCGCGATCATCATCCCAATTTTTTTGATCATTTTACTGATCGGTTTAATAATGGGCATTATTCTAACTGTTTTTCAAACAGCAGCATTATTCAACTACATGGAAATTTTTCGTGGTGAAAAAGAGGAAATTAACTTATCAACTGATATCTTTAGAGCCTTTAAAGATGGATATTTTTGGAAAATATTCATCTTGACCTTTGTGATTTCAGTTATTATGTTTATTCTCATGTTTATTCCAATCATTGGATGGGGCTTGATGATTTATTTTGGCCTGGCTTGGTCACAAGCAACTTACGTCTTATATGATAAACTCAAGCATAATGAATATCAAGGTGTTTGGGATGTCTTAAATACCTCAAAAATGATCATGACAGGCTATAAATTTAAGTATTTCTTATTTAATTTAACATTTATTGGCTGGTACATCTTAAATGCTATCTCTTTCGGTTGGGCACAAATTTGGACAATGCCCTATACAACCATGTCTATGGTTGCCTTCTATGAAGCACGTATTCAGGATCGTTTATAA
- the yajC gene encoding preprotein translocase subunit YajC encodes MNFIILIILFGGMMWFMQRNQKKAANKRQEQLNSMAPGSEIVTIGGLHGILSSVDNEKGTIELDAEGVILTFDRSAVKSVKPVESAATSDALDGVISDAKTDVIEVTEKSATPDSPFE; translated from the coding sequence ATGAATTTTATAATTTTGATCATTCTATTTGGTGGTATGATGTGGTTTATGCAACGTAACCAAAAGAAAGCTGCTAACAAACGTCAAGAACAGCTTAATAGCATGGCACCAGGTTCTGAAATCGTAACAATTGGTGGCTTACATGGTATTCTATCAAGTGTTGACAATGAAAAAGGAACGATCGAATTAGATGCTGAAGGTGTGATTTTAACGTTTGATCGCTCAGCAGTTAAATCAGTTAAACCAGTTGAATCAGCTGCAACATCAGATGCGCTAGATGGTGTAATCTCAGATGCAAAAACTGATGTGATAGAGGTAACTGAAAAATCAGCTACACCAGATTCACCATTTGAATAA
- a CDS encoding isoprenyl transferase — protein MTIITDTDKKIPNHLAIIMDGNGRWAQHQGKPRVFGHKAGMDALQKIAIHAQHEGVKVLTVYAFSTENWTRPAAEVKFIMSLPIDFYGKFVPTLNKENIRIAMIGTREGVPKATLKSIDQAMADTANNTGMILTIALNYGGQNEILDAVRSLATDVKSEKISAESISIESFEARLTTAVLPAAYRNPDFVIRTSGENRLSNFLMWQTAYSELYFTETLWPDFDEASLDLAFDAFSKRDRRYGGVKK, from the coding sequence ATGACAATAATAACTGATACAGATAAAAAAATACCAAACCATCTGGCGATTATCATGGATGGTAATGGGCGTTGGGCCCAGCATCAAGGAAAACCTCGTGTGTTTGGACACAAAGCTGGCATGGACGCTTTACAAAAAATTGCCATTCATGCCCAACATGAGGGGGTTAAAGTCTTGACAGTATATGCTTTTTCAACAGAAAATTGGACGAGACCTGCTGCTGAAGTGAAATTCATCATGAGTTTACCGATTGATTTTTATGGTAAATTTGTCCCAACATTGAACAAAGAAAATATTCGTATTGCCATGATTGGGACAAGAGAGGGTGTGCCAAAAGCCACACTTAAATCAATTGATCAAGCGATGGCTGATACCGCTAATAATACGGGGATGATTTTAACAATTGCCTTAAATTATGGTGGTCAAAATGAGATTTTAGATGCGGTTAGATCTTTGGCAACTGATGTCAAGTCTGAAAAGATATCTGCTGAGTCAATTTCGATAGAAAGCTTTGAAGCTAGACTAACGACAGCAGTTTTACCAGCAGCTTATCGAAACCCTGATTTTGTGATTCGGACATCTGGAGAAAATCGATTAAGTAATTTTCTGATGTGGCAAACAGCCTATAGTGAATTATATTTTACAGAGACCTTATGGCCTGATTTTGATGAAGCATCACTTGACTTAGCTTTTGATGCCTTTTCAAAACGAGACCGTAGATATGGAGGAGTTAAAAAATGA
- a CDS encoding phosphatidate cytidylyltransferase: MTQRIITGVVAGAVFLGLAILGGAPFHILVGLLTIIAMSELFKMRKLEILSFEGILATFAALALALPTTQYFPKLGTDSHFTLFTLCLFIMMGVMVFTKGNYSFEDLGFPFLSAFYIGIGFQNLLAAQQSSLFILFLALFIVWSTDSGAYFIGKEFGKRKLIPSVSPNKTVEGSLGGIACAIVVAVLMVFLYPNKAPDINLFKLIILVAIFSIVGQLGDLVESSLKRHFGVKDSGKILPGHGGILDRFDSLIFVFPIMHLLGLF; this comes from the coding sequence ATGACGCAAAGAATTATTACTGGTGTCGTCGCAGGCGCTGTCTTTTTAGGGCTAGCTATTCTGGGCGGTGCACCGTTTCATATTTTGGTTGGTTTGCTTACGATTATTGCTATGAGTGAGCTGTTTAAAATGCGTAAATTAGAAATTTTATCATTTGAAGGTATTTTAGCAACATTTGCTGCATTAGCATTAGCATTACCGACAACACAGTATTTTCCAAAATTAGGTACAGATAGTCATTTTACCTTGTTTACCTTATGTTTATTCATCATGATGGGTGTCATGGTATTCACCAAGGGCAACTATTCTTTTGAGGATTTAGGCTTTCCTTTTCTATCAGCTTTTTATATTGGTATTGGTTTTCAGAATTTATTAGCAGCACAGCAAAGTAGCTTATTTATCTTATTTTTAGCACTATTCATTGTCTGGTCGACAGATTCAGGTGCTTATTTCATTGGTAAAGAATTTGGAAAAAGGAAACTCATTCCGAGTGTATCGCCTAATAAAACGGTGGAAGGCTCACTTGGTGGTATTGCATGTGCAATTGTTGTTGCTGTCTTGATGGTCTTTCTTTACCCAAATAAAGCACCGGATATCAATCTTTTTAAACTCATTATTTTAGTTGCCATATTTTCAATCGTCGGTCAGTTGGGCGATTTGGTAGAATCAAGTTTGAAACGCCATTTTGGTGTCAAGGATTCTGGTAAAATTTTACCAGGTCACGGTGGGATATTAGATCGATTTGATAGTTTAATTTTTGTCTTCCCCATCATGCATTTGCTAGGGTTATTTTAA
- the dxr gene encoding 1-deoxy-D-xylulose-5-phosphate reductoisomerase, whose protein sequence is MNKKKVILLGATGSVGVQALDVIAAHPDLFELVGFGFGNNIDKAREIIQEFDPKVVVSSQSSIIDQFKAEFPKMLCYSGDAGLSQLAQTEDYDVLLNAIVGSIGVIPTLEAIKLGRDIALANKETLVVAGDTIMLEAARTGSQILPVDSEHAAIFQVLQGVQARDVRSLTITASGGSFRDKTRQELVDVTLADALTHPNWSMGAKITLDSATMVNKGLEVIEAHHLFGLAYEDIHVVLHRESVVHSMITLNDGAVLAQLGPSDMREPIQYALSYPRHIPIHNEKPFDLTEIGRLHFEKMDLVRFPMLDLAYRVGKLGGGYPAVYNAANEVANLAFQEGKITFLAIEQLVTRAVFEHMEFDGQTLHQILASDRQTRQTVSQWITELAEERGK, encoded by the coding sequence ATGAACAAGAAAAAAGTGATACTATTAGGCGCGACGGGAAGTGTTGGCGTTCAAGCTTTAGATGTTATCGCAGCACATCCAGATTTATTTGAACTCGTAGGTTTTGGGTTTGGTAACAATATAGACAAGGCACGTGAAATTATCCAAGAATTTGATCCTAAGGTAGTTGTATCGTCACAATCAAGTATCATCGATCAATTTAAAGCGGAATTTCCGAAAATGCTCTGTTACTCAGGTGATGCTGGTTTAAGCCAACTTGCACAAACAGAAGACTATGATGTATTACTGAATGCGATTGTCGGGTCTATTGGCGTTATACCAACACTTGAGGCAATCAAACTTGGTCGTGATATCGCTCTGGCAAACAAAGAAACGTTAGTCGTTGCTGGTGATACGATTATGCTTGAAGCAGCTAGAACAGGTAGTCAAATTTTACCAGTTGATAGTGAGCATGCTGCTATTTTCCAAGTCTTACAAGGGGTTCAAGCGCGTGATGTTCGTAGTCTAACGATTACAGCATCAGGTGGGTCATTTAGAGATAAGACAAGACAAGAGCTAGTCGATGTGACTTTGGCAGATGCTTTAACACATCCTAACTGGAGTATGGGTGCTAAAATCACACTGGACTCTGCTACTATGGTCAATAAAGGCTTGGAAGTTATTGAAGCACATCATTTATTTGGACTCGCTTATGAGGATATTCATGTTGTCTTACATCGTGAATCTGTCGTCCATTCTATGATTACCCTGAATGATGGTGCTGTATTGGCCCAATTAGGCCCATCAGACATGCGTGAACCTATCCAGTATGCCTTATCTTATCCAAGACATATTCCCATTCATAATGAAAAGCCATTTGATCTGACCGAAATCGGTCGCCTGCATTTTGAAAAAATGGATTTAGTGCGGTTTCCCATGCTAGATTTGGCTTACCGAGTCGGCAAACTTGGCGGTGGGTATCCAGCTGTCTATAATGCTGCAAATGAAGTTGCCAATCTTGCCTTTCAAGAAGGAAAAATTACTTTTCTAGCCATTGAACAACTGGTGACACGTGCCGTATTTGAACATATGGAGTTTGATGGTCAAACCTTACATCAAATACTAGCATCAGATCGACAAACGCGTCAAACGGTCAGCCAGTGGATTACTGAATTAGCCGAAGAAAGGGGAAAATGA